Proteins encoded in a region of the Candidatus Nanosynbacter sp. HMT-352 genome:
- a CDS encoding 2,3-bisphosphoglycerate-dependent phosphoglycerate mutase encodes MGILVISRHGESEWNLLGKWTGWTDINLTEKGHNDTVRLGALLKGLSFNEAYTSSLKRTQQTLAALLEGCGVENLPTTHATELNERDYGDLTGKNKWEVKAEIGEEAFNGIRRGWDYPVPGGETLKDVYARVVPYFEQEILPKLQNGENILLVAHGNSIRALIKHLDQVPETEMANVEMPFGQLLVYTFEPGQSLPIRKEVLSVEIEAVNA; translated from the coding sequence ATGGGAATATTAGTTATTAGTCGGCACGGTGAGAGTGAGTGGAATCTGCTCGGTAAGTGGACTGGCTGGACGGATATTAATTTGACGGAAAAGGGTCATAATGACACAGTGCGATTGGGTGCTTTATTGAAAGGCTTGTCATTTAATGAAGCTTACACTTCATCATTAAAACGTACACAACAAACTTTGGCTGCGCTACTCGAAGGGTGCGGAGTCGAGAATCTACCAACAACGCATGCAACTGAGTTAAATGAGCGCGATTACGGCGATTTAACAGGAAAGAATAAATGGGAAGTTAAAGCGGAAATTGGCGAAGAGGCTTTTAATGGTATTCGACGCGGTTGGGATTATCCAGTGCCGGGCGGCGAAACTTTGAAAGATGTTTATGCGCGGGTTGTTCCATATTTTGAGCAAGAGATTTTGCCGAAATTGCAGAATGGTGAGAATATTCTATTGGTGGCTCACGGCAATTCTATCCGGGCTTTAATTAAACACCTTGATCAAGTTCCAGAAACTGAGATGGCGAATGTAGAGATGCCATTTGGTCAATTACTGGTTTATACGTTCGAGCCCGGTCAATCTTTGCCAATCAGAAAAGAAGTATTGTCGGTTGAGATCGAAGCTGTGAATGCTTAA
- a CDS encoding NUDIX domain-containing protein codes for MKFTDEERRAWLASLDRRFSSAAVLIENEQGELLIVKAGYKDHWSLPGGIVDAGESPLEAAVREVKEEVDIQVDPKDLKLAMVASRHSDEFLTHQFVFFTKLENDVFSEIKLQESEIVASKFIAKNDVDFEDMSLLWAIRFWAIDKFGYVNTKIIDNDGVKKEVVDFFAPMIGGE; via the coding sequence ATGAAATTTACAGATGAAGAGCGACGGGCTTGGCTGGCAAGTCTGGACAGACGTTTTTCCAGCGCGGCGGTGTTGATTGAAAATGAGCAGGGCGAACTATTGATCGTCAAAGCTGGCTATAAAGACCATTGGTCGCTGCCTGGTGGCATTGTTGACGCTGGAGAATCCCCGCTGGAAGCGGCGGTGCGCGAGGTGAAAGAAGAGGTCGACATTCAAGTCGATCCTAAGGATCTGAAGCTTGCCATGGTTGCTTCGCGTCATTCTGATGAATTTTTGACACATCAATTTGTGTTTTTTACGAAGTTAGAAAACGATGTTTTTTCTGAGATAAAATTGCAGGAATCGGAAATTGTGGCTAGCAAATTTATTGCCAAAAATGATGTAGATTTTGAAGATATGTCGCTGCTCTGGGCAATCAGATTTTGGGCAATTGATAAATTCGGTTATGTAAATACGAAAATTATTGATAATGATGGCGTGAAAAAAGAAGTTGTAGATTTTTTTGCGCCGATGATTGGAGGGGAATAA
- the rny gene encoding ribonuclease Y — MIEVIIAAAIGAGAGAAGLVGYQRTRQINGKNQIERDLADAKTKASDIVLKAKDEALKIENERRKEWQKTENRLADREKTLDNKLEELDRRAEKLRAHEDEVDNLKNEIRDIRSRQQEKLEKIAGLKKKDAADKLMQMTERDIKQDLAGLVSKLQHDAMDDAEERAQMILVTAMERMSSEVTAERTVTAVKLTDDEMKGRIIGKEGRNIQALQRETGVDILVDDTPGMIILSSFDPVRRQVARLSLEMLMKDGRIHPARIEEVVAKAKKQIEKEVRQAGEDAMRETGVVGIPKEMLLLLGELKFRTSFGQNVLKHSTEMAQIAGMIAEEIGADVRITKIATLLHDVGKAVSHKIEGKHHHIGAELARKYGMDERIVHAIEAHHDDIEATTPEAIIVRVCDAASAARPGARNVSAENFAERMRDLENVATSFEGIDKAYAISAGREVRVIVKPQTIDDLSAIKLARDIATKIESTMQYPGTIKVNVIRETRAIEFAK; from the coding sequence ATGATAGAAGTAATTATTGCCGCGGCTATTGGAGCTGGCGCGGGTGCTGCTGGTCTTGTTGGATATCAGAGAACTCGCCAAATTAACGGTAAAAATCAGATTGAGCGAGATCTGGCAGATGCGAAAACCAAGGCGAGCGATATCGTCCTTAAGGCTAAGGACGAGGCGCTTAAGATTGAAAATGAACGTCGCAAGGAATGGCAAAAGACCGAAAATCGTTTGGCGGATCGCGAGAAGACTCTGGATAATAAGCTGGAAGAGCTTGATCGACGAGCAGAAAAATTGCGCGCGCATGAGGATGAAGTCGATAATCTTAAAAATGAAATTCGCGACATCCGCTCCAGGCAGCAGGAAAAATTGGAAAAAATCGCTGGATTGAAGAAAAAAGATGCTGCCGATAAGTTAATGCAGATGACTGAGCGCGATATTAAGCAAGACTTGGCCGGTTTGGTGTCGAAACTACAACATGATGCAATGGATGACGCTGAAGAACGGGCGCAAATGATCCTCGTGACCGCAATGGAACGAATGAGTAGTGAAGTTACTGCTGAGCGTACGGTGACTGCGGTCAAGCTGACCGATGATGAGATGAAGGGTCGAATTATTGGTAAGGAGGGGCGTAATATTCAAGCGCTCCAGCGCGAAACTGGCGTCGATATTTTAGTTGACGATACGCCTGGTATGATTATTTTGTCGAGTTTTGATCCTGTTCGCCGACAAGTGGCTCGACTGAGTCTTGAAATGCTAATGAAGGATGGTCGTATTCATCCTGCACGCATTGAAGAAGTGGTCGCTAAGGCTAAGAAACAGATCGAGAAAGAAGTTCGCCAGGCTGGTGAAGATGCTATGCGCGAAACTGGCGTGGTTGGGATTCCGAAGGAGATGCTGCTGCTTCTTGGTGAATTGAAGTTTCGTACCAGCTTCGGTCAGAACGTCCTGAAGCATTCGACTGAGATGGCGCAAATTGCGGGGATGATTGCTGAGGAAATTGGTGCGGATGTGCGCATTACGAAAATTGCTACACTTCTTCATGATGTCGGCAAGGCGGTGTCGCATAAAATCGAGGGCAAACATCATCATATTGGAGCGGAATTGGCTCGTAAATATGGTATGGACGAGAGAATTGTTCACGCAATCGAAGCGCACCACGATGATATCGAAGCGACAACCCCAGAGGCAATTATTGTTCGAGTTTGCGACGCGGCTTCGGCTGCGCGTCCAGGTGCGCGTAATGTTTCTGCTGAAAACTTTGCAGAGCGAATGCGCGATTTGGAAAATGTCGCTACGAGCTTTGAGGGAATTGATAAAGCCTATGCAATTTCTGCCGGTCGTGAGGTTCGCGTGATTGTAAAACCTCAGACAATTGATGATTTGTCGGCGATTAAATTGGCGCGAGATATTGCGACGAAAATTGAGTCGACAATGCAATATCCTGGCACGATTAAAGTTAACGTGATTCGCGAAACGCGAGCAATTGAGTTTGCTAAATAA
- the tsaB gene encoding tRNA (adenosine(37)-N6)-threonylcarbamoyltransferase complex dimerization subunit type 1 TsaB, with the protein MIILLDTSTSTCFLTIVNGENRQDFEWEAGRTLARNLLKFLEEKTGDLHLISGIGVMKGPGSFTGLRIGLTVVNILADSLNIPIVGVMGDNWRDLALGKLRSGENEKIVMPEYGATANITAPRK; encoded by the coding sequence GTGATAATTTTATTAGATACTTCAACATCAACATGTTTTTTGACAATAGTCAATGGAGAAAATCGCCAGGATTTTGAATGGGAAGCTGGGCGAACGTTGGCGCGGAATTTGTTGAAATTTTTGGAAGAAAAGACTGGCGATTTGCATCTTATAAGCGGCATTGGCGTGATGAAAGGACCAGGAAGTTTTACGGGGCTGAGAATTGGTTTGACGGTTGTGAATATCTTGGCGGACAGCTTGAATATTCCTATTGTTGGTGTGATGGGTGACAATTGGCGTGATTTGGCTTTGGGTAAATTGCGTTCTGGCGAGAATGAAAAAATTGTTATGCCAGAGTACGGTGCTACTGCGAATATCACTGCGCCGCGAAAATAA
- the tsaE gene encoding tRNA (adenosine(37)-N6)-threonylcarbamoyltransferase complex ATPase subunit type 1 TsaE, protein MNISGEEKMRELGAAIGRAVSGGEVLELVGDIGAGKTTLTKGIAQALEINEPVQSPTFTISRVYDSPRGLSLAHYDFYRLGNAGIMSEEIREVVDSNSVVVVEWAGAVDDALPNDRLVIKITAISEEGRLVEFYPGGKKSDELLGKIKENMA, encoded by the coding sequence GTGAACATTTCTGGTGAAGAGAAAATGCGAGAATTGGGCGCGGCAATTGGTCGGGCTGTTTCTGGCGGGGAAGTTCTGGAATTAGTCGGTGATATTGGCGCGGGGAAAACCACATTGACGAAGGGAATTGCGCAGGCTTTAGAGATTAACGAGCCAGTTCAGAGTCCAACTTTCACGATTTCGCGCGTGTACGATTCACCTCGCGGTCTGAGTTTGGCGCATTACGATTTTTATAGACTAGGAAATGCTGGAATTATGAGCGAGGAGATTCGCGAAGTGGTGGATTCTAATTCGGTTGTTGTAGTTGAATGGGCTGGCGCTGTTGACGATGCATTACCAAACGATCGGTTAGTGATAAAAATTACTGCGATTAGCGAAGAAGGGCGGCTTGTAGAATTTTATCCTGGCGGCAAAAAATCTGATGAACTTTTGGGAAAAATAAAGGAGAATATGGCGTGA
- a CDS encoding GspE/PulE family protein encodes MRVSDQTIENILKQGGVIDEPQLADLKLIAERSKQTLQETIIEQKVISEEDLTKLIGDYIGVPFVRIEPKDIPEDILKRIPEHIARQYNVVLFEKNEDNSLSLAMEDPDDVQALNFIQKEIGYNTKVFLATKSNILDCLENYRGNINAELDEVIAVQKDASAEDQNVSQDDFAENSPIAQTVNLLLEYAIKSNASDIHIEPREDYVQVRYRIDGVLKEVNKLPRNVHGALVSRIKILSNLKIDERRVPQDGRFKIQVSGKKYAFRVSTLPIADGEKVVMRILDESNQAVKLDQLGYWGLSLTTVKDAMAQPNGMILVTGPTGSGKSTSLFSVLSELNTPDVNISTIEDPVEYKIPGVNQTQTNAKAGMTFASGLRALLRQDPNIIMVGEIRDGETANLGVQAALTGHLVFSTLHTNNAATCLPRLLDMGIEPFLIASTVKAVIGQRLVRRLCMNCRQEYTPSEEEIKYIAEMFKINTESIKKIHNLEEQAFEDKIGGDTPMGSTDLGIERLWRPNPEGCDECGHNGFKGRVGIYEVLGISIPIQKMITANATSNDIQDQAISEGMVTMQMDGLIKSLRGITTVEEVLRSTRE; translated from the coding sequence ATGCGTGTTTCAGACCAGACAATTGAGAACATTCTGAAACAAGGTGGGGTTATCGATGAGCCACAGCTTGCTGATTTGAAATTGATCGCTGAACGGTCAAAGCAAACATTGCAAGAAACCATTATTGAACAAAAAGTCATTTCTGAGGAAGATTTGACAAAGTTAATTGGCGATTATATCGGTGTACCTTTCGTGCGAATTGAGCCAAAGGATATTCCCGAAGATATATTAAAGCGAATTCCCGAACATATCGCACGCCAGTACAATGTTGTACTTTTTGAGAAAAATGAAGATAATAGCCTGTCTCTTGCAATGGAAGATCCAGATGACGTGCAGGCATTGAACTTCATCCAAAAAGAAATTGGTTACAACACAAAGGTTTTCCTAGCGACAAAAAGCAACATTTTGGACTGTTTGGAAAATTATCGTGGCAATATTAACGCCGAACTCGATGAAGTTATCGCTGTACAAAAAGACGCTTCCGCCGAAGACCAGAACGTTAGCCAAGACGATTTTGCGGAAAATTCACCAATTGCTCAAACTGTTAATTTGCTATTGGAGTACGCCATAAAATCCAACGCTTCTGACATTCACATTGAGCCGCGCGAAGACTATGTTCAGGTTCGCTATCGAATTGATGGTGTCTTGAAGGAAGTTAACAAATTACCAAGAAACGTTCATGGCGCCTTAGTAAGCCGCATTAAAATTCTCTCCAACCTAAAAATCGACGAACGCCGCGTGCCGCAAGACGGCCGATTTAAGATACAGGTTTCAGGGAAAAAATACGCCTTTCGAGTTTCAACTCTACCAATTGCCGATGGCGAAAAAGTAGTTATGCGTATTTTGGATGAGTCAAATCAAGCCGTAAAATTGGATCAGCTGGGCTATTGGGGGCTATCTCTTACGACAGTAAAAGATGCTATGGCGCAGCCTAACGGTATGATTTTGGTTACTGGGCCAACTGGATCGGGAAAATCAACCAGTTTGTTTAGTGTCTTGTCGGAGCTCAATACCCCAGACGTCAATATCTCTACGATTGAAGACCCAGTAGAATATAAAATCCCAGGAGTCAATCAAACTCAGACCAACGCCAAGGCTGGAATGACCTTCGCTTCAGGATTAAGGGCGTTACTTCGCCAAGATCCAAACATCATTATGGTTGGAGAAATTCGCGACGGCGAAACCGCAAACCTTGGCGTTCAAGCGGCGCTAACTGGACACTTAGTATTCTCTACTTTGCACACAAATAACGCCGCGACATGTTTACCGCGTTTACTAGATATGGGGATTGAACCATTCTTGATTGCCTCAACTGTAAAAGCAGTGATTGGACAGCGATTAGTTAGACGTCTGTGTATGAATTGCCGCCAAGAATACACCCCAAGTGAAGAAGAAATAAAATATATTGCCGAAATGTTTAAGATAAACACTGAGTCGATTAAGAAAATCCACAATCTCGAAGAGCAGGCTTTTGAAGATAAAATTGGTGGCGATACGCCTATGGGGTCGACAGATTTAGGAATCGAGCGTCTATGGCGACCGAATCCAGAGGGCTGTGATGAATGCGGCCACAATGGATTTAAAGGACGCGTTGGTATCTACGAAGTTCTCGGGATCTCTATTCCTATTCAAAAAATGATTACCGCCAACGCCACCAGTAACGACATTCAGGATCAGGCAATTTCTGAAGGTATGGTAACAATGCAAATGGACGGACTTATTAAATCACTACGCGGAATTACCACGGTAGAAGAAGTTTTGAGATCAACGAGGGAGTAA
- a CDS encoding type II secretion system F family protein, with translation MPIFEYLLVNKKKETISSTIEAADKLSAINSLKAHGQLVKIEEKSAKKELSFSFGKKKKGAKTDELVMFTRQLSAMVSAGVPILRSLNSMSKHAESANFRETINAVIKDIEGGMSFADALSKHPETFNDIYVNMVAAGETGGILDDILKRLALQQEKNSSMKKKIKGAMTYPIVLLIITIIAFFILMIFIIPVIGKTIKDMGGPDAKLPLLTEIMLGISDFVVSFWYIIIPIFAGSIWLLIRYIKTPKGRVKFHNIIIKVPAVGPIVKKVAIARFTRTFSALIGAGVAVLEALDVTSRAVGNVAYEKSLKEATKRVQNGEVLSKIIAERDDLYPPIVAQMLSVGEETGQTDKVLVKVADFYEEEVDTAIDGVSSIIEPVMIVAMGVVIALVAVSVMGPITSMAGQVKE, from the coding sequence ATGCCAATTTTTGAATACCTACTTGTCAATAAAAAGAAAGAGACCATTTCTTCGACAATTGAAGCGGCTGATAAATTATCTGCCATTAACAGTCTAAAAGCACACGGACAATTGGTAAAAATCGAAGAAAAAAGTGCAAAAAAAGAGCTCAGTTTTTCATTTGGCAAAAAAAAGAAAGGCGCCAAAACTGATGAACTAGTTATGTTTACTCGACAATTAAGCGCCATGGTTTCAGCCGGAGTCCCAATTCTTCGCTCTCTTAACTCAATGTCAAAACATGCAGAAAGCGCTAATTTTCGAGAAACAATCAACGCCGTAATAAAGGACATTGAAGGTGGTATGTCATTTGCAGATGCCCTTAGTAAACATCCAGAAACTTTCAATGACATCTACGTAAATATGGTTGCTGCAGGTGAAACTGGAGGTATTTTGGATGATATTCTAAAGCGCCTAGCCCTACAACAAGAAAAAAACTCCTCCATGAAGAAAAAGATTAAAGGCGCCATGACATATCCGATCGTCCTTTTGATTATTACAATTATCGCCTTCTTTATCTTGATGATCTTCATTATTCCAGTCATCGGTAAAACTATTAAAGACATGGGCGGACCCGACGCCAAACTGCCGCTCCTTACTGAAATTATGCTCGGAATTAGCGATTTTGTGGTGTCATTTTGGTATATAATCATTCCAATATTTGCCGGAAGCATTTGGCTATTAATTCGCTATATTAAAACCCCAAAAGGTCGCGTAAAATTTCATAATATCATCATCAAAGTTCCAGCTGTTGGCCCAATTGTTAAGAAGGTGGCAATCGCTCGCTTTACTCGAACCTTTTCCGCTCTTATTGGCGCAGGCGTGGCCGTACTTGAAGCACTGGATGTAACTTCACGTGCCGTCGGAAATGTTGCTTACGAAAAATCCCTAAAGGAAGCCACTAAGCGAGTCCAAAACGGCGAAGTTTTATCAAAAATTATCGCAGAACGAGACGACTTGTATCCGCCAATCGTGGCACAGATGCTATCCGTCGGTGAAGAAACCGGACAAACAGATAAAGTTCTGGTTAAAGTTGCCGACTTTTACGAAGAAGAGGTAGATACTGCAATTGACGGCGTCAGCTCTATTATTGAACCGGTAATGATCGTTGCTATGGGTGTTGTTATCGCTCTGGTGGCAGTCAGCGTCATGGGACCGATTACTAGTATGGCAGGTCAAGTTAAAGAGTGA
- the pilM gene encoding type IV pilus assembly protein PilM, producing MSSIFYRKKPIIGLDISRTSIKIMSIDRNQMLVHGYGSINLDSQKSDISSSDNAEYLAQNIKNLLKKNIVGQINSNRVALGIPTNRTFSRTFSLPTKEESNIRSAVNLEAEQYIPAPLDSLYLDYRIINRTKDELSVLMCAAPKKIIDSMLDATKQCGLEVAIIEPNISAIARLLQRTEEGILPTIIVDIGTSTTDIAILDSDIRVTGGLNVGGYTLTLNLAKKMNVPIETAHQFKVLNGLNPGPRQARIAGALRPSLEKMTNEVKRVMRYYTDRFPDEKKIEQVLIVGGGGNLPGIGDFFTNELMMPARVASPWQTLNFEGLEQPAKQLRSQLSPVAGLALIKQEDIYD from the coding sequence GTGTCGAGTATATTTTATAGAAAAAAACCAATTATCGGTCTAGATATTAGTCGAACAAGCATAAAAATAATGTCAATAGACAGAAATCAAATGTTAGTCCATGGGTATGGCTCTATTAATCTTGACTCTCAAAAAAGTGATATCAGCTCTAGCGACAACGCTGAATATTTAGCGCAAAATATAAAAAACCTATTGAAGAAAAATATTGTAGGACAAATTAATAGCAATCGTGTAGCGTTAGGCATACCAACCAACCGAACATTTTCGCGAACGTTTAGTCTGCCTACGAAAGAAGAAAGCAATATTCGTAGCGCTGTAAATCTGGAAGCCGAGCAATACATTCCAGCGCCCCTAGATTCTCTTTATCTAGATTATAGGATTATTAATCGCACAAAAGACGAACTTAGTGTCCTAATGTGCGCCGCACCGAAGAAAATAATTGACAGCATGCTGGACGCCACCAAGCAATGCGGCCTAGAAGTTGCAATAATTGAGCCAAACATTAGCGCAATTGCCAGGCTACTACAACGCACAGAAGAAGGAATATTACCAACTATAATTGTCGATATCGGTACATCAACTACGGATATCGCGATTCTAGATTCCGACATACGCGTCACGGGCGGTTTAAATGTCGGCGGCTACACACTCACTTTGAATTTAGCTAAAAAAATGAACGTACCAATTGAAACGGCTCATCAATTTAAGGTATTAAATGGGTTAAATCCCGGCCCAAGACAAGCTAGAATCGCAGGAGCCTTGCGTCCGAGTCTAGAAAAAATGACTAATGAAGTTAAGCGCGTTATGCGATATTATACAGACCGCTTCCCTGATGAGAAAAAAATCGAACAAGTTCTTATTGTTGGTGGCGGTGGCAATCTTCCGGGAATTGGGGACTTTTTTACAAACGAACTAATGATGCCAGCGCGCGTAGCAAGCCCATGGCAAACTTTAAATTTTGAAGGACTCGAACAGCCAGCAAAGCAGCTCAGATCCCAACTGTCGCCCGTTGCAGGACTAGCTTTAATTAAACAGGAGGATATCTATGATTAA